ACGAGGGATAGAACTTACAGAAGCGGGAAAGGTATTTTCAAAATATGCTTATCAGTATGTTCACTTAAGTCAATCCCTTAAAGAAAGTATGAACGAACTGGATCAGCCATGCGGAACAATACGTATTAGAACACAGGAATCTTTCTTTCTTACACGGATGCTTCCCTTTGTTCAGGAATACACAAGAAATTATCCAAACGTAAATTTGCGTATTGAACAAGGATCGTATCAAGATATCCTAAATGGTGTACTAGATTATGAGTTGGATTTTGGGATTGTTCCTCAAGATCCGAATCGCCAAGATATTCTTTTTTATCCAATTATGGAGGAGACGATTGTTTTTGCTGCATCTGAGGATATAGCTCGGAAAGTGAGAAATGCGGGATTTCAGATTCTAAATGACCAACTTTTTATCAGTAACGGCACATCTTGTTTGTATCATACGTCTGCTGTAGGTGTTTTAAAAAATGCTGGTATTATGGTTAAAGATGCGTTAGAGCTACCAAGTCTTGAGATGATAAAACAATATGTAAGCTGTGGAAAAGGTTTTGCCTTACTCCCTGAAATAGCTATCAACAACGAACTAAAGACGGGTACACTAAAGATCCTTCCGTTTAATTCCAAAATGAGTTTTTCGCATGGTCTAATTGTTCATAAAAATCGTGAGCTTAGTTTTACTGCAAAAAGTTTTCAATCTGAACTCCAGCGTTTTTTATGGGTATAGGGGTTAGTGAACATTCTGTCTAAAATTCGGTAGCTTTTTAAGCTATTATGAATATAAAGTGAGTAACTATTATGTTCAATTGTTAAACTAAAATCCGATGCGGATAAGGGCGTGGGGAAAAAAGAGAGCAATGGAGTTTACATCGGCAAGTACGGATACCTGAATCTGGAAGACAAGGCGAATGCCATTCAATCATTTGATAAAGCTACGGCTGGTCTACGCAAATATATGATGTTGGTGCCGACGGCCGCTAGCGTGCTTGAGGATAAATGGCCGCCTTATGCTTCCGGTGGTGATGAGATGGACCCCTGCAACCTTATATAATTTCAGCAAAGCGTACCGAGAAGAAGGGATACAGGGACTACAAATCGGACATCCTCCAGGTCGACATCGTCTGTTAACTGCAGAACAAGAGCTACAAGTCTATGAAGTTATAACGAATCAAACGCCCGAAGATCAGGGATTTCCAGCTCAGATGAACTGGACCTCTCCACTGGTTCGAAAATGGATCGAACACAAGTGGGACGTTCGGTATTCCGATCGGGTAACATGAGACCTGTTGTACCGTTTAAACCTTAGCTTTACGAAGCCAACTTACACACTGGCTAAAGCTGACCCGCAGAAACAAGATAGCAATAATTTTTTTTTAATGTAAGTCCCCTGAAAGAACGGCTTAATATCATTCAAAATAAAAATATTACTACAACTCAGCCTCCTAAGCTGTATAATATTGGAGGAAAGTAATTTGCTGCTTTTGCTGCCCGCAAACTATTCGTGATATGATCTGGCAAAGATGGTAAGTGCTTTACTATTAATTAAGCGGGGACAAGATTATTATGAAACGAAAGAGTTTGATTTATTCGTTATTACTAGCAATTATAGTATCAATTGTATCAGGGAGTGGTAGTATCCACGCGGCTGCGCGGAACATCAACGATATTGCGAAAGTGACCAAACCTACTGAGATTAAAGTTGGAGAGTGGAAGTCCTACGAAATAGCCATCACTGACTGGACCGATGCAGATGTTACAAACTATGACTTCACTCCAACCTCTTCCGATGAGAATATAATCAAGGTAGTCCGAAAAACACAATGGGTTACTGAACTTCATGCAATGAATAAAGGGGCGGCTACCTTAACAGTTAATATCGGAGAAAAGTTTGAACCTTATGTATTCACTGTTCAAGTAGTAGGTGAGTATACAGTCATTCCTGAACCAACTCCTGAACCAACAAAGTCGGTTGTTGTAAAGGAACTTACCCCAGCAGAAATTCAAGTAAAAATCATGGCACAGGACCTTTCAGATTTTACTGATCAGTTACATCTCATAAATAACTATGAAAAGAAAGCCATAACTACAATTAATCAATATAATAAAATCGTAAACAATTCAACAAGAAAATCTATCTTCCTGGCTTTAAACAATACTGTAGTGCCCAACTATACTAAATATGTATCCGGGTTAAAAAACATTAAACCCAATAAAAATAATGCAGAGTTGAAAGAAATATACAACTACCATCTGGCAGGGGCAAAACTCCAGCTGGAAGCGTTCATTTTAATGCGGGACAGCATGAAGACGACCAAAATAAATTTCACCAAATATAATGCGGGTGAAAAGAAGGGCGCAGAAGGCATAAAGCTATTAAATAAGGTGGAGGCGCTGCTTGATAAGTATACAAAAAAATACTTCGAATGAATTGAATATAAAAGAGCCCTTAAAGTAATTTGAGGGTTCTTTTTTAACTTCACGAGGACGCAGGGTATGTTCATCGGTTATGCGTCTCACGCAAACGGAAGGGAGAAGGAATTGGCCGTGAACTCATTCGCTACGCGGAGAGTTATGTTCGGGCCATTGGAAACAGCCGGCTTCGTCTCGACTGTATGGCCGACAACCCAAGACTGAATTCATACTACGTAAATCTAGGATACGTGTTGCAGGGTCGCTTTGACGCGGGCTCCTGGAGCGCGCACTTGTATGAGAGGGAGATCACCGCAAAAGCAGGAAGGTACAGGAATGAAGTGGAATAAATATACAACTATTTAATGGAATAAAAGGGTCTATATTGGACTACCGTTAGAATAGCGTCTTAGTGCACGCGGGAAACGTTAGTTCAACGACAACAGCGGCAGTCTAAGACTTTATTTATTAAGTCTTAGACTGCCACTGCTTTTATTATTGGATTAGTCTCGTGTTAAATCAATAACTTCATTTACTGCAAGAAAAAAGGGGGTTACTCAAAAAAGCGGACTAACACAGGAATAGCGTACAACAATGAACAATCAGTGATGCAAAAGGCTGTTAGTCTTCATACATACATATGTACAAAATACGGGTTTTGTGCAGATGTCTTAGAAAAACCGCGAAGCAACGCGGGTTTATCTATCCATATTGTTTACAGCATTACGCATCTCTTCATCTGTCAAGTGTGTATATATCATAGTTGTTTGTATAGATGAATGCCCTAATTGATTCTTTAACCTTGGTACATCGTTGTTTTCCAAATGGTATCGCGTTGCAAACGAGTGTCTAAGCGAATGTACTGTTAGGGAAGGCTTCCCAAAGGCAGTAGCGTATTTCTCAATCAGCTTTTCAATTGAACGTCCAGTCAAACGCCGGCTTTTTCCTTTACGGCCAACAGGTGCTGCAATGAATAAAAAACTATCGTTTTTTTCTGGTAAATATCTTGATTCCCTGATCTGCAGATAACTTTCTAAATCCATTAAGGCCTGTTTGCTAAAGTAAACGTATTGTTCTTTATCACCTTTGCGGATCACTCGAACTAATGCTTTATTCATATCCAGGTCATCCATATTAATGCCAGAAACCTCGGATAATCTAAGCCCAGAGCCTAATATCAACGAAACAATTGCAGTATCGCGTTCGCGGTTGAATTGATGAAATGTAAAAATCCGTTTATTATCCTTATGCATTTCGCCAAATTCATGGGCTACAAATTGTCTGAACGATTCAAAATCGTCTTCTCTAAGGATCTTTCCTTCAATGCGGTTTGCAATAGTTTCCTGGCTTTCTTTAACAGCATTCAGATCCATCTTGGCCATAACATTGCGTTGAATATAAGGCTTCAGGTCACTGGTCTCAGCTTTGTTCTGAAGGTAATCAAACAAAGATTTTAACGAGGATAGTTTTCGATTAATCGTAAGCTTCTTGTTTCCAAGCTGATAATCCAGGAATGACAAAAAGTTTTCAGTTTCACGGATGGTTAATCGCTCAAGTGTTTCTAATTGTATTTCTTTCCGGATTGTTGAAGTAATATTCTCAGCGATAAGCCAGTCGAAAAAAATAATGTAATCATGACAATAATTAAGAAGAGTCGTTGGAGATAACTTGCGTTTTTTGCTATCAATATATTCTGTAACATACCAAGGCAAAACAGAGAGTTTCTCATCAATTCGTTGCATGTAGTGCATTTTCATCTGTTTATCCATATATGTACGAACCTCCGTGAATCCAATATATCTCATTGTTATTTATTCGTCAAATTATTATTTTACGTAAATTAAATATAACTTAAGTGTTCGGTGAAAATAAAGTATTAGACTGGAGTCGTTGATTTAACGCGGTTTTTGAATTGAAGAATCGTCAGCTTTTGAAAAATAAGTTTTAGACTAATCCATTAAAAGAAGCAGCGACGGAACAAGACTTGAAAAATAAAGTCTTAGACTGCCGCTGTTGTCGTTGAACTAACGTTCTCCGTTAGTTCAACGATGATATGTCCATACAATGTGCCAGTCTTTTGGCTTCCAAGGGCAAACCGAGCGAAATAAGCTTGTCGCAGATCGCCTTGATAACTTCGTAATCATCCACACCTTGGAACTGACAATCACGGATAAAGCCAAATAGTCCCGCTTGCTCCGCGGTAGTAATATAGGACTTTAACCGTTCAACCTTCCTGTCGGGAATTTCTTTCATATGCCACGGGTGAGGAACTGGCCTGTTTAAGCAATCGACCGGAGTGCCCCGTACAGTGATCCCCAGACCATCGGAAGTAGTCACAATCAGTTCGTTCCGTCGTGCCCGCCGTACCTCTTGCATGTAGGCATATCCGTCAAGGATGGGCTGAAATCCGAATTGCTGCATAGCTTTGTCACGCACCTCGCTCTTCTGCCGTTGCCACTTCTTTTTGTCGAAATACTCATTCTCCTCCTCGTCGTCTCCTTCCTGCTCTTTCAAATAGTTCAGGTAGTTTACCTTGGATTCAAAATCGTTCAGCAGAAGCTCTTCATGAGCTGAAAAATGAAGTGTGAAAAAATCTCTGATATTTTTTGCGACTATCTTCGCACAATTTCCGAAATCCATGGGATCGACACGAATAATAGGCGCCAAACTTAAATCAGTTACGGAACCGAAATCCATCAAGAAGGAAAAATGAATGCCATCCATGCCTGTACCCGCGAACATGATCGTGTCAGCCGGAGAACTTCTGTAACCGCCGTTGTCCATTAGATCGAATTGCAAAAAATATCCTGTCGGCGTCTCCAAGTAAGGAACTTTCTGCGTGATCTCCTTCTCCCATGCCATGATTTCTTCCAGCAAGGGCGGTATTTTGTTGTAATGCACCATTATCCTCTATTCTCCTTTAAACAATCTTATTTGATTATTATAGTATAAGTAATGTAAAGATCGACCCATCAACGATACCCTACCGTCAAACGTATATCGCACTAAACTGCCCGTTAGCTGAGCAAAGGCAGCCCGATCCACTGACCGACTGCCTTTGTGTCATTATTGAGCTATCGTACCCCGTTAGCTTAACAGTTTATTACTCGTTAATCCGTCACCAGTGAGATTTAAATAAATGTCCATCTATACTTTTAGCAACGGGTCCTACACCGGCATCCTTCGTCTAATCATATAAAATTAGCCCGTCAAAAAAACAACTATAGTCGACGTACTCATCGCCTGTGGTGTACCAGACTTCCTTACCCGTGCTAGTTTGAAGCTTGATATGGCCGAGCTTGTCGTCACCCAGGAATTTCACGTTGTCTCCCGGTTCCAGCGAAAAGGCTTCGTCCACGCCATCTTTATGAAACCGCACGGCAATTTCCTTTTTGATCGTTAAAGGCGTCGGTGGTTCCATCGGATAAAAATCCTGTTGCTCTTCATGGAGAGAATGTTCGGCATCCAGACGGAATACCAAATTACGGAACCAGGTCTGAAAGTTACTGCTTTCTTTTGCGCTGACCACTCTCCCATGGCCGTCAAACATCGAGCTGTGTGCCGAGAAATCGGGAAGCTCACCTATTTGCTTGAGGGTTTCGCCGTCATAGGCATAGAAAGATGTTGATCGTAGAGAGACCATCTGCGAATCCATTTGAAGTGCAATCTCGAAATATGGATCATCAATATCCAGATCGACAATATCCACATAAGGAAGCAGCTCACTGTCCACCTCCATCGTGATGTTATTCACCTTCAGCTTAAAGACCCCTAATTCCGTTTCCGGCGGTATTAACTGGATCTCTTCTTCACGACCATCTCCGTTCAGATCCACTTTCATCTTCTTCTGTTTAAAGCCCGAATCGCCTATATAACCACGTAAATGGACGTCATCTGTATGAGAAGGTTCGAGCTTATAGCCAGCGTATTTGGCTTCGTAGTCACGAAGTAGCGCAACGTTCTGTTTCTCAATCGGGCTAAGATGCTCCTTGTAGGCAGAGTCTGCATGATACCAAGGCTTGGCGGCAAAGTAGTCCTTCAAATCCTTCTGTTTAAATACATACCCGTGCCTTGCAAATATCTCGTTGCGCGCAAGCTTTAGGATACGGTTGTCCAGACTGCCGATCTTTTCAGGGGATAGCAACGTATTCGAGCTGTCTTTCAAAATATACTCCCGTATTGCAACTGCAGCAGTAGAAGGAGTAGCAGTTGACTCATTTGCCACAACTAGATCACTAACCGCTCCTTCAGCGGCTTTCTCTTTTTCTGCATAAGTACAGCCTGAAACGATTAATGATAGGGCAATTACCCCATATGTAAGCCGAAACTTCCGAAAATCCATTTTGTTGACCCACTTCGTCATATGAATTTGATTTGATAATCGCATTTAGATATACCATAAAGTGGTGTTTATGGTATAGGAAAATGAGCCTTCCACTTCTGAGAAATCCGCGAATGTTTGTATCGTCTTTTGATTTGCATATTCTCTATCCTGCCCGTTAGCTTAATGCCCTCGACAGTCTAGTACTTTATTTTCTCAGTCTACAACTTTATTTTCTCGGTCTAACACTTTATTTTTCAGTCTAAAACATTATTTTTTTCTGACATTAAGCAATCCTATAGTTTGATGCGTCACTATAAATTAATATTTCTTATATTTGAAATGTTACTTTGCCATTGTTTCATATTATTGCTGTTCGAAAAATCCCCGAAATTTTATTCCGGGGACCTAGTAAAATGCTCTTGTTAGGTCTTAGTCCTCAAAAAGATTTTCAGATGCCTGAAGTTGTGACTCATATTCGTAGGAAGAGGCCAACTGACGAAGTACGTCTGCTAAGCGATGGTACCCGTGAAGTTCTACTTCTTCTGCTTGCTTCCTATATTTTTCAGCTAATTCTTTTTCCTCTTTACCTGCTGTCCAGGAGTGAACTCCTCTCGAGTTATACAATTCAGTTCTATAACCTTCCCGCATATCCTTAGCATCTTTTTCATTTAATACCTTGGCTGCAGAATGATGTATCCAAAGTCCATCTGGATCAGCAGGTGTATAAATGAGCACATGTCCAACCATAGTAAGTGCGACTTCCAAATGGCCTGATTCATGAGAAAGTTTTTTCACTTCTTCAAGCCAATTAATCAGAAAATCTCCATCGAATGTCCCTTCCCGACTACCTGGTGGTTTACTCCATTCTCTAAGTAAGTTATAAGCATTTGATGCTATATTTTTCTTATCCTCCGATGAATCATCTTCAATTTGTTGCTCTTCATTTTTGGAGCGAAACACTGTGCGTATGACCTGACAAAAAAAAGTTGGTTGTTCAGCTAGTTGTTGCTCTAAAATTTTTGGTTTTGCATCAGGATAATGTCGAAGCAAAGTCAAATAATTCCATTCTATTTGTGCAAGCTCATCTTGGTTTGTTTTCTCTTCATTCTGTAGAGCCTTAATAATCTCTACAATGTCATGAGCATCAATTGATTGAATACCCTTAGGGGAAGCAAGCACTGCTCGTAGCACACGCACAGCTTGTTGGCTATCAATAGTGCCTTTATCATGTAATAGTTTGTCCAGGCATTTGACAGCGGCATGCGGTCGATTATATTGAAGTAAACAATCAATTGCCCAATCCAATTGTTCTTCTGTTTCATATGGATTTGCATTTGTTAGGGACCAATATAGTATTTGGTCCTCTCCAAGAAGATTTTCTAACCTCCCCCACGTCTCTGAACTGAAAGGTAGATATACAAGCAGTTGCGCAATTTGGGGTTTACTCCAATTTGAAAAATCGAGATTATCAATCCATTGCCACCCATGTTTACGGAATGCCCCCAATATAAAGCCACCAACAAACCTCGACAATGAATCCATATTCGAAATAATTAATTCTGGAAGAATAGCTTTTTCAATAACGTCCTCCTCACCCAGTACGCCTGAAGCAAGTCCTACATACATTGGATGCTCAACAACCTTAGCAAAGTTTAGAAGCTCTTCAACACCCCCTGAAACCAAGATTTCCTTTACAGCGTTCTGTCTAAGCTCATCTAGCTTTCTCTGTTGTTCTTGATAATTCCCAAGTTCCTCAAATAAATGTGAATCATAGTCATTAAAGATTCGTTGGTTTCGATAAAATGGGTCTACGGGAGAAAGACTGTCGGCAACAGTTTGGACATTATCAACCATTTTCGAAGTTATTGACCACTTTGCATCTGAAAACTTTCTGTGTCTTAAAATAAGAACCGTAAGTTCATTCCATATTTTAAAGCGAGCTTCTTGAGGTAAACAAAGAACTTCTGGAGAACTCAAGTAACTTAACAGTTCATCACCCACTGGCTGGGGCAAGTCTGAGAAACGTGAAATTAATTCATTTAGTTTTGATAAATCATGCTTAGAAGCTTCTATTAGTAATCGTGCATATCCGGATATCTGCTCCCAATATTCTTGATTCGTAACACCTTTAGTCCAATCATCTGAAATTAGTTCTCTCCACGATGGCTTATGAGAACCTGATGAGACTTGATGTGAACTAGGAAGAAACTCTAATAGTAATTTCCACGCAACATCAGGAAACTCTAGGAAAAGGGTTGAGACAGCTACTTTTCTCTTTGAAACTGAGGCACTAGTCTGAGGCAACCACGGCAATAAGATAATCGAGAGAGAATTAGCAGGACGATTAGCCCAGTTTCCACCTGGATCTTTTTGAGCAAGTTCTCCAAGTATCATAACTACACGGGTTAAATATTCAGCATCCCAAGCTAAGGTTTCCAATGCCCAAAGTAATCCTGTCATGTAATTGTGCCCCATCAATCCTGTTCCCTCTTGCGAAAAAACGCTCTCAAATGGAGAGTGTTCATTTGCTAATGCTTCTTCAACTGAACCAAGAAATTCATTTGGAGCTGCCTCAGCAAATAATGGTAAAAGATCATTCAGGCTGGCCCAAAGGATCCAGTCTGCACCAAAAAAGAGTTCCCTAATTGTTGTGGAAGCCGTCATCACAGCTTTTGCTGAGGAACATGATATCAACGCTTGAGCTTGGCTTCCTAGCAATGCCAATGTTTCTGCTATCCCTTTCCTAATTAGCTTTGAATGATTTAAATTCTTACCGTATATACTAGCCGCATACCTCTGATCACCAGGTAAATCGAATTGAGGGTCGCGTTCTTTTAAAACTGTCAATGCAATTTCTTTAAATCGGTCGAGAAGTTCATCATATATTCGTGGTCCAAGAGCATACCATCCCTCGTATCGCAAAACAAACTTCCAGTTACCCTCTCTATTGATTAGGGGACTGTTCGAACGAAGCGAAATATCACGAATCTTTCCGATCCAATCCCCGTAAAGGTTTCCCGAAAGTTTCTCCACGATTGATTTATCTGCATCAGACCGTTCATTCCATGCACCAAGTAGTTCTGCAATAACAAGTTCAGCTGCATCCGTTCTTTGAGCCCATTCCGCCATCAATGAAAGATGTTGGATACATCTAAGTAAGGAGCTTAAATTACCGTCACTTTTCTGCGCTAGAGTACGTGCTCGTTCCTCGTTGTATCCGGCCTTAACCAAAGCTTCTTTCAATTGATAACTTTTAGGGTTTGGAATAGTAACTCTGTTCGGATGCGGTATCCCGCCTGGTCTTCCGCTAAAGATGACCAAGTGCCTGCCTCTACGTGCTCTTTCCAGAAGTTTTGTACTTGTTTCTGTCTCATCAAGGTCAAAATTTGCAACTAGAAAATGAGGTGTTTTCAGAGAAACCATTGCATTCCAAGCTTCCACATTCGAAATGATAAGACAGCGCCCGGCAATATCCACTTTCGATTCTTCATCTAAGGATGCAACATGAGCAGCAACAAAATCTGCTACCTGTTCAGGAAAGAGGGTGTCTACTTTAAGTTGAAACAATGTTCCAGAAAATAGTTCATTCAATTTATCACTAGCCCCATTGCGGTTAGTAAGAAAGACTTCCGGTGTAAGAGGCGGAGGGTCTCCTATAGTTTTTAAATCTCCCCAATGTTGCTCTGCAGTTTGTATGTACTGGATAGGTAAATTCATAATCTCTGCAAGCCATGTTTCTACAGCGGGAAAATGGTGCAACCAATCTATAAGTACGGATCCATCTATTACACGAACATAGGCCCACTCGTTGTTCTGTCGTCTACTATGTAACCATTCAGCTTGCGCGTTCTCTTTCCATGTATGCTGCCAATCCCTTCTACCAGAAAGCGGTGTAACGAAGACAAATGTTGATTCTTTCCTTACCTCTTCTGGAGTTGCGTCAGTCAATCCATGATAATCCGATGTTGCTTTGTCTCTAGCGTTATATCCAGTACCAATTTCCCAGAACGATCTCCCTTCAGGTACAAAAGGATCAAAACTATA
This genomic interval from Paenibacillus sp. FSL H8-0332 contains the following:
- a CDS encoding LysR family transcriptional regulator is translated as MIDLLEGRFFLAFIALLEEKSFSRAAVRLGYVQSTVTTHIQQLEKISGQKLFHRYPRGIELTEAGKVFSKYAYQYVHLSQSLKESMNELDQPCGTIRIRTQESFFLTRMLPFVQEYTRNYPNVNLRIEQGSYQDILNGVLDYELDFGIVPQDPNRQDILFYPIMEETIVFAASEDIARKVRNAGFQILNDQLFISNGTSCLYHTSAVGVLKNAGIMVKDALELPSLEMIKQYVSCGKGFALLPEIAINNELKTGTLKILPFNSKMSFSHGLIVHKNRELSFTAKSFQSELQRFLWV
- the xerS gene encoding tyrosine recombinase XerS, coding for MDKQMKMHYMQRIDEKLSVLPWYVTEYIDSKKRKLSPTTLLNYCHDYIIFFDWLIAENITSTIRKEIQLETLERLTIRETENFLSFLDYQLGNKKLTINRKLSSLKSLFDYLQNKAETSDLKPYIQRNVMAKMDLNAVKESQETIANRIEGKILREDDFESFRQFVAHEFGEMHKDNKRIFTFHQFNRERDTAIVSLILGSGLRLSEVSGINMDDLDMNKALVRVIRKGDKEQYVYFSKQALMDLESYLQIRESRYLPEKNDSFLFIAAPVGRKGKSRRLTGRSIEKLIEKYATAFGKPSLTVHSLRHSFATRYHLENNDVPRLKNQLGHSSIQTTMIYTHLTDEEMRNAVNNMDR
- a CDS encoding YARHG domain-containing protein codes for the protein MDFRKFRLTYGVIALSLIVSGCTYAEKEKAAEGAVSDLVVANESTATPSTAAVAIREYILKDSSNTLLSPEKIGSLDNRILKLARNEIFARHGYVFKQKDLKDYFAAKPWYHADSAYKEHLSPIEKQNVALLRDYEAKYAGYKLEPSHTDDVHLRGYIGDSGFKQKKMKVDLNGDGREEEIQLIPPETELGVFKLKVNNITMEVDSELLPYVDIVDLDIDDPYFEIALQMDSQMVSLRSTSFYAYDGETLKQIGELPDFSAHSSMFDGHGRVVSAKESSNFQTWFRNLVFRLDAEHSLHEEQQDFYPMEPPTPLTIKKEIAVRFHKDGVDEAFSLEPGDNVKFLGDDKLGHIKLQTSTGKEVWYTTGDEYVDYSCFFDGLILYD